From the Leucobacter tenebrionis genome, one window contains:
- a CDS encoding winged helix-turn-helix domain-containing protein, whose amino-acid sequence MESLSAAEARRVALAAQGFSGSARLRKRRPFDPALDALHVLQIDSVNVFARSHYLPVFSRHGGYDLGALDRHLWRSGEFTEYWAHEAAFIPVRDRALFGWRMDDYRERHRRDGRAEALAATVERVRARLASSGPQFVRELEEEPRGGRGPWWDWSDTKRAVELLFAWGEVATAGREGFQRRYALAEQVLPAEALVPVARSEAQRTLVDRAARSLGVATLADIADYHRLKAADARVAIRSLEEEGILIPIRVAGWSSSSGKPEAAWMHRDARLPARLAPDALLTPFDPVVWFRPRAERMFDFHYRIEIYTPKEQRRFGYYCLPLMVGGRLAGRIDLKADRRNRALLVQAAWREEGAPQRTAEVAERLLSQAATWQGLDSVRFSGAGNLSLPSAFDAS is encoded by the coding sequence GTGGAGTCCCTGAGCGCCGCTGAGGCGCGTCGCGTCGCCCTGGCGGCTCAGGGCTTCTCGGGCAGCGCGAGGCTGCGCAAGCGCCGTCCGTTCGATCCGGCGCTCGACGCGCTGCACGTGCTGCAGATCGATTCCGTCAACGTCTTCGCGCGCAGCCACTACCTGCCCGTGTTCTCCCGCCACGGCGGCTACGACCTCGGGGCGCTCGATCGTCACCTGTGGCGCAGCGGCGAGTTCACGGAGTACTGGGCCCATGAGGCGGCGTTCATCCCGGTGCGCGATCGCGCGCTGTTCGGATGGCGCATGGACGATTACCGGGAGCGCCACAGGCGCGACGGCCGGGCCGAGGCTCTCGCCGCGACCGTCGAGCGGGTCCGTGCCCGACTGGCTTCGAGCGGCCCGCAGTTCGTGCGCGAGCTCGAGGAGGAGCCCCGGGGCGGTCGCGGCCCGTGGTGGGACTGGAGCGACACGAAGCGCGCCGTCGAGCTGCTCTTCGCCTGGGGCGAGGTCGCGACCGCGGGCCGCGAGGGCTTTCAGCGCCGCTACGCGCTCGCAGAGCAGGTGCTGCCTGCTGAGGCTCTCGTGCCGGTCGCCCGCTCCGAGGCGCAGCGCACCCTCGTCGACCGCGCGGCCCGCTCGCTCGGCGTCGCCACGCTCGCAGACATCGCCGACTACCACCGCTTGAAGGCGGCCGACGCCCGTGTCGCGATCCGCTCGTTGGAGGAGGAGGGGATCCTGATCCCCATCCGCGTCGCGGGTTGGAGCTCCTCATCGGGCAAACCCGAGGCCGCGTGGATGCACCGGGACGCGCGCCTGCCCGCGCGGCTCGCCCCCGACGCGCTGCTCACACCGTTCGACCCGGTGGTCTGGTTCCGCCCGCGAGCGGAACGGATGTTCGATTTCCACTACCGCATCGAGATCTACACCCCGAAGGAGCAGCGCCGCTTCGGCTACTACTGCCTGCCTCTGATGGTCGGCGGCCGGCTCGCGGGGCGGATCGACCTCAAGGCCGACCGTCGAAACAGGGCGCTTCTCGTGCAGGCCGCGTGGCGCGAAGAAGGTGCTCCGCAGCGCACTGCGGAGGTCGCCGAACGCCTGCTTTCCCAAGCAGCGACTTGGCAGGGACTGGATTCGGTGAGGTTCAGCGGCGCCGGAAATCTGAGCTTGCCTTCGGCCTTCGATGCGTCCTGA
- a CDS encoding DUF4233 domain-containing protein, which produces MSDENTDDELKLSPSEAMAHNSAMRISGARRGAQSTQKTLASIVLGFELIIVVLIGLSLFGLSVLEPRELGLYIGGGLGLLIIVALGVMRVGRAGIVLGWVVHGLMLATAILLPMALIVGLLFSGLWIYCMVKGSGIDRARIAWTESHSDSV; this is translated from the coding sequence GTGAGCGACGAGAACACCGACGACGAGCTCAAGCTCTCGCCGTCCGAGGCCATGGCCCACAACTCGGCGATGCGCATCTCAGGAGCGCGCCGGGGCGCGCAGTCCACGCAGAAGACTCTCGCCTCGATCGTGCTCGGGTTCGAGCTCATCATCGTGGTGCTCATCGGGCTCTCGCTGTTCGGCCTCAGCGTGCTCGAGCCCCGCGAACTCGGCCTCTACATCGGCGGCGGGCTCGGTCTGCTGATCATCGTCGCTCTGGGCGTGATGCGCGTAGGTCGCGCCGGCATCGTCCTCGGGTGGGTGGTGCACGGGCTCATGCTCGCCACGGCGATCCTGCTGCCCATGGCGCTCATCGTCGGCCTGCTCTTCTCCGGGCTCTGGATCTACTGCATGGTGAAGGGCTCCGGAATCGACCGCGCACGGATCGCCTGGACGGAATCGCACAGCGATTCCGTGTGA
- the ileS gene encoding isoleucine--tRNA ligase → MPYPQQSTGTPQGPSSPSGEQTSAFGVSPSPRFPEIERQVLAFWKDDDTFRESIRRRDGQEEWVFNDGPPFANGLPHYGHLLTGYAKDVFPRFQTMRGKKVERRFGWDTHGLPAELEAMKQLGITEKAQIEEMGVAAFNEKARESVLQYTREWEEYVTRQARWVDFENDYKTLNLSYMESVIWAFKQLYDRGLAYEGSRILPYCWRDETPLSNHELRMDDDVYQMRQDPSVTVTFPLIGDRAAELGLESVRALAWTTTPWTLPTNLALAVGPDIEYAVVPAGPLGAADGAEPGAAAYLLAADLLGGYAKDLGYESADAAREAASRTITGSELAGVRYERVFDYYADAEVWGTENAWQILVDDYVSTADGTGIVHQASAYGEDDMRITGAAGIPVIVSVDDGGRFLNAVTDVAGELWMDANRPLIRLMRERGRLLREASYEHSYPHCWRCRNPLIYKAVSSWFVRVTELKQRMLETNEQITWVPENVKHGQFGKWLEGARDWSISRNRFWGSPIPVWKSDDPEHPRVDVYGSVAELERDFGELPRNAAGEVDLHRPYIDSLTRPNPDDPTGKSTMRRIEDVLDVWFDSASMPFAQVHYPFENQEWFDTHQPADFIVEYIGQTRGWFYVQHVLATALFDRPAFKNVVSHGIVLGSDGNKMSKSLRNYPDVNEVFDRDGSDAMRWFLMASPVVRGGNLIVTEEGIREGVRQFILPLWSTWYFFSLYANADGVMGQWRTDSTDPLDRYILAKTGRLVRDVEAHLDALDTTSAAETLRSYAEVLTNWYVRRSRDRFWEGTTGENGKPGNRQAFDTLYTVLETVARVAAPMAPLVTEELWRGLTGGRSVHLEDWPSADAFPDPSDPAVDELVAAMDEVRQITSQALALRKARRLRVRLPLAELTVVTARPEALRPFAGILREELNVKAVRLVQQTETSAEEHGIVQTLAVNARAAGPRLGKQVQQAIKAAKSGDWSEQDGVIFAGGIALEPHEYELTLSAGDGGASGAGGGPALALIPGGGFVLLSTETTPELEAEGVARDAIRAVQEARKNAGLEVSDRIVLALNASPEHAASLEAHADLIAGETLAEGFAAAALPDDEFAALIAELPETGPGVFMSRADALGTGKDPLIITIDVTRHGKQASE, encoded by the coding sequence ATGCCCTACCCCCAGCAGTCGACCGGAACGCCCCAGGGGCCCTCGTCGCCCTCGGGCGAGCAGACCAGCGCCTTCGGAGTGAGCCCTTCGCCCCGGTTCCCCGAGATCGAGCGTCAGGTGCTCGCATTCTGGAAGGACGACGACACCTTCCGGGAGTCGATCCGTCGCCGGGACGGCCAAGAGGAGTGGGTGTTCAACGACGGCCCCCCGTTCGCGAACGGCCTGCCGCACTACGGTCACCTGCTCACGGGCTACGCGAAGGACGTCTTCCCCCGGTTCCAGACCATGCGGGGCAAGAAGGTCGAGCGTCGCTTCGGCTGGGATACGCACGGCCTGCCCGCCGAGCTCGAGGCGATGAAGCAGCTCGGCATCACCGAGAAGGCGCAGATCGAGGAGATGGGTGTCGCCGCGTTCAACGAGAAGGCGCGCGAATCGGTGCTGCAGTACACCCGGGAGTGGGAGGAGTACGTCACCCGCCAGGCGCGCTGGGTCGACTTCGAGAACGACTACAAGACGCTCAATCTCAGCTACATGGAGAGCGTGATCTGGGCGTTCAAGCAGCTCTACGACCGGGGCCTCGCCTACGAGGGCTCGCGCATCCTGCCCTACTGCTGGCGCGACGAGACGCCCCTGTCGAACCACGAGCTGCGCATGGACGACGACGTCTACCAGATGCGCCAGGATCCCTCCGTCACCGTCACGTTCCCGCTGATCGGCGATCGGGCGGCCGAGCTCGGTCTCGAGAGCGTGCGCGCCCTCGCCTGGACCACGACCCCCTGGACCCTTCCCACCAACCTCGCCCTCGCGGTCGGCCCGGACATCGAGTACGCGGTGGTGCCGGCCGGTCCGCTCGGCGCGGCCGACGGAGCGGAGCCCGGGGCGGCGGCCTACCTGCTCGCCGCAGACCTCCTCGGCGGCTACGCCAAGGATCTCGGTTACGAGTCGGCCGATGCCGCTCGAGAGGCCGCGAGCCGCACGATCACCGGCAGCGAGCTCGCCGGGGTGCGGTACGAGCGCGTGTTCGACTACTACGCCGACGCCGAGGTCTGGGGCACCGAGAACGCCTGGCAGATCCTGGTCGACGACTACGTCTCGACCGCCGACGGCACCGGCATCGTGCATCAGGCGTCCGCGTACGGCGAGGACGACATGCGGATCACCGGCGCCGCCGGCATCCCCGTCATCGTGAGCGTGGACGACGGTGGCCGCTTCCTGAACGCCGTCACCGACGTCGCGGGCGAGCTCTGGATGGACGCGAACCGACCGCTGATCCGTCTCATGCGCGAGCGCGGCCGGCTGCTGCGCGAGGCCAGCTACGAGCACTCGTACCCGCACTGCTGGCGCTGCCGCAATCCGCTCATCTACAAGGCCGTCTCGAGCTGGTTCGTGCGGGTCACCGAGCTCAAGCAGCGCATGCTCGAGACCAACGAGCAGATCACCTGGGTACCCGAGAACGTCAAGCACGGGCAGTTCGGCAAGTGGCTCGAGGGGGCTCGCGACTGGTCGATCAGCCGCAACCGCTTCTGGGGCAGCCCCATTCCCGTGTGGAAGAGCGACGATCCCGAGCACCCCCGCGTCGACGTCTACGGCTCGGTCGCGGAGCTCGAGCGCGATTTCGGCGAGCTGCCGAGGAACGCGGCGGGCGAGGTCGACCTCCACCGTCCGTACATCGATTCGCTGACCAGGCCCAACCCCGACGATCCCACGGGCAAGTCGACGATGCGCCGCATCGAGGACGTGCTCGACGTGTGGTTCGACTCCGCCTCGATGCCGTTCGCGCAGGTGCACTATCCGTTCGAGAACCAGGAGTGGTTCGACACGCACCAGCCGGCCGACTTCATCGTCGAATACATCGGGCAGACGCGCGGCTGGTTCTACGTGCAGCACGTGCTCGCCACCGCGCTCTTCGACCGGCCGGCGTTCAAGAACGTGGTGAGCCACGGCATCGTGCTCGGCAGCGACGGCAACAAGATGTCGAAGAGCCTGCGCAACTACCCCGACGTGAACGAGGTCTTCGACCGCGACGGATCGGACGCGATGCGCTGGTTCCTCATGGCCTCGCCGGTCGTGCGGGGCGGCAACCTCATCGTCACCGAGGAGGGCATCCGTGAGGGCGTGCGCCAGTTCATCCTCCCGCTGTGGAGCACCTGGTACTTCTTCAGCCTCTACGCCAACGCCGACGGCGTGATGGGGCAGTGGCGCACCGACTCGACGGACCCGCTCGACCGCTACATCCTCGCCAAGACCGGTCGGCTGGTGCGCGACGTCGAAGCGCATCTCGACGCTCTCGACACGACCTCGGCCGCTGAGACCCTGCGCTCGTACGCGGAGGTGCTCACCAACTGGTACGTGCGGCGCTCGCGCGACCGTTTCTGGGAGGGCACGACCGGGGAGAACGGCAAGCCGGGCAACCGACAGGCCTTCGACACGCTCTACACCGTGCTCGAGACCGTTGCGCGCGTCGCCGCGCCTATGGCGCCGCTCGTGACCGAGGAGCTGTGGCGCGGCCTCACCGGAGGCCGCTCCGTGCACCTCGAGGACTGGCCCTCCGCCGACGCGTTCCCCGACCCCTCGGACCCGGCCGTCGACGAGCTCGTCGCCGCGATGGACGAGGTGCGCCAGATCACCTCGCAGGCCCTCGCGCTGCGCAAGGCGCGCCGTCTGCGGGTGCGCCTGCCGCTCGCCGAGCTCACCGTCGTCACCGCGAGGCCGGAGGCGCTGCGGCCGTTCGCCGGCATCCTGCGCGAGGAGCTCAACGTCAAGGCCGTGCGGCTCGTGCAGCAGACCGAGACGAGCGCCGAGGAGCACGGCATCGTGCAGACCCTCGCGGTGAACGCGCGCGCCGCGGGCCCCCGCCTCGGCAAGCAGGTGCAGCAGGCGATCAAGGCCGCGAAGTCGGGCGACTGGTCGGAGCAGGACGGCGTGATCTTCGCCGGCGGGATCGCGCTCGAGCCGCACGAATACGAGCTGACGCTCAGTGCGGGGGACGGCGGCGCGAGCGGTGCCGGCGGCGGCCCGGCGCTCGCGCTGATCCCCGGCGGCGGCTTCGTGCTGCTCTCCACCGAGACGACGCCCGAGCTCGAGGCGGAGGGCGTGGCGCGCGACGCGATCCGCGCCGTGCAGGAGGCGCGCAAGAACGCGGGCCTCGAGGTGAGCGACCGCATCGTGCTCGCGCTGAACGCCTCGCCCGAGCACGCGGCGTCGCTGGAGGCGCACGCCGATCTGATCGCGGGGGAGACCCTGGCCGAGGGCTTCGCCGCCGCGGCGCTGCCTGACGACGAGTTCGCCGCACTGATCGCCGAGCTTCCCGAAACAGGCCCCGGCGTCTTCATGTCTCGTGCAGATGCTCTCGGCACAGGCAAGGACCCCCTCATCATCACGATCGACGTCACCCGGCACGGGAAGCAGGCCTCAGAGTGA
- a CDS encoding bifunctional folylpolyglutamate synthase/dihydrofolate synthase, translated as MNPANSGAAARVYEQLLARVGEANPRPRIEPVRRLAELAGSPQLSYPVIQIAGTNGKTSTSRAIESLLRAHGLRTGLFTSPHLVDFTERFQIDGAPIDGEALASAWEELRLPLEVVDAELEAAGQGPITFFEALAVLAFAAFADAPVEVAVIEVGMGGEWDATNIADARVAVFTPIDLDHTAILGPDIETIARTKAGIVKPGSAIVSAEQDPAALAELEAAAERTGSPLAVQGRDFRLTEDRVAVGGRQVEVVGLTGRPYDPAFVPLFGRHQAENVTLAVAAVEAFFGAERPLPEEVLDEGLGQLTSPGRLQLIGADPVIYVDAAHNPHGAEALVRAVTESFGFEELGLVVGVLEEKDAHGLLRALAPIAHRVTITRVDSPRSTDIAELREIAEDAIPDTPVEVAESLPEALDEARAWAVRAEGRAVLVVGSVLLAGEAIAHARAEEWGIA; from the coding sequence GTGAACCCCGCGAACTCCGGCGCCGCAGCGCGCGTCTACGAGCAGCTGCTCGCCCGCGTCGGCGAGGCGAATCCACGACCGCGCATCGAACCGGTGCGTCGGCTCGCCGAGCTCGCAGGGTCTCCGCAGCTGTCGTACCCGGTGATCCAGATCGCGGGAACAAACGGCAAGACCTCCACGAGCCGCGCCATCGAGTCGCTGCTGCGCGCCCACGGGCTGCGCACGGGCCTCTTCACGAGCCCGCACCTCGTCGACTTCACGGAACGGTTCCAGATCGACGGCGCCCCGATCGACGGCGAGGCGCTCGCGTCGGCCTGGGAGGAGCTGAGGCTGCCCCTCGAGGTGGTCGACGCCGAGCTCGAGGCGGCCGGGCAGGGCCCGATCACGTTCTTCGAGGCGCTCGCGGTTCTCGCCTTCGCGGCGTTCGCCGACGCGCCGGTCGAGGTCGCGGTCATCGAGGTCGGCATGGGCGGAGAGTGGGACGCGACCAACATCGCGGATGCCCGCGTCGCCGTCTTCACGCCCATCGACCTCGACCACACGGCGATCCTCGGGCCCGATATCGAGACCATCGCCCGCACCAAGGCCGGCATCGTGAAGCCCGGCAGCGCGATCGTCTCCGCCGAACAGGATCCCGCCGCCCTCGCCGAGCTCGAGGCCGCGGCGGAGCGCACGGGTTCGCCGCTCGCGGTGCAGGGTCGTGACTTCCGCCTCACAGAGGACCGGGTGGCGGTCGGCGGTCGCCAGGTCGAGGTCGTCGGGCTCACCGGACGACCGTATGACCCCGCCTTCGTGCCGCTCTTCGGGCGCCATCAGGCAGAGAACGTGACGCTCGCCGTCGCGGCGGTCGAGGCGTTCTTCGGCGCCGAGCGCCCGCTCCCCGAGGAGGTGCTCGACGAGGGCCTCGGCCAGCTCACCTCGCCGGGCAGGCTGCAGCTCATCGGCGCCGATCCCGTCATCTACGTCGACGCGGCCCACAACCCGCACGGGGCGGAGGCCCTCGTCAGGGCCGTCACCGAATCGTTCGGCTTCGAGGAGCTGGGGCTCGTCGTCGGCGTGCTCGAGGAGAAGGACGCGCACGGCCTGCTGCGGGCCCTCGCTCCCATCGCCCACCGCGTCACGATCACCAGAGTCGACTCGCCGCGCTCCACCGATATCGCAGAGCTTCGCGAGATCGCGGAGGACGCGATCCCGGACACGCCCGTGGAGGTCGCCGAATCGCTGCCCGAGGCGCTGGACGAGGCCCGCGCCTGGGCTGTGCGAGCCGAGGGCCGGGCAGTGCTCGTGGTCGGATCCGTGCTGCTCGCGGGCGAGGCCATCGCGCACGCCCGCGCCGAAGAATGGGGGATCGCGTGA
- the ndk gene encoding nucleoside-diphosphate kinase: MSAEETLILVKPDGVARGLTGEILRRIEAKGYTIADLRMVRADRELLAAHYAEHEGKPFYEPLIEFMSSGPVVAVRAQGERVIEGFRSLAGATDPTAAAPGTIRGDLGRDWGLNVQQNLVHGSDSTLSAERELGLWFA; this comes from the coding sequence ATGTCCGCTGAAGAGACCCTCATCCTGGTGAAGCCCGACGGCGTGGCCCGCGGCCTCACCGGCGAGATCCTGCGCCGCATCGAGGCGAAGGGGTACACCATCGCCGACCTGCGCATGGTGCGTGCGGATCGCGAACTGCTCGCCGCCCACTACGCCGAGCACGAGGGCAAGCCCTTCTACGAGCCGCTCATCGAGTTCATGAGCTCCGGGCCCGTCGTCGCCGTGCGCGCCCAGGGCGAGCGCGTGATCGAGGGCTTCCGCTCCCTGGCTGGCGCGACCGACCCCACCGCCGCCGCCCCCGGCACGATCCGGGGCGATCTCGGCCGCGACTGGGGGCTCAACGTGCAGCAGAACCTGGTGCACGGCAGCGATTCCACGCTGTCCGCGGAGCGCGAGCTCGGTCTCTGGTTCGCCTGA